The DNA region AAAAGTGATCTTAGCCGGCGGTCGTATGGAAGACACTGAGCTGTTGAATCATTTAGGTGTATCAAAGGCATCTTTTGAAAGTGATTTAAAAGAATTAGGTTATTATTTAAATCCATATAGTAAAGACTGTCGCTTATTTTATGATGGACAATGGGTTTCTGTAGAAATGTCCGATCGATTTTCAGTCAGTAAAGTCGTTGATGATTATATACGGGCATCGATCAAGTTTCAGCTGATCGACCATCTGTTTCATTATCGAGAGTTTACGATGGCTCAGTTGACAACAAAATTTATGATCAGTGAATCTTCCTTATTTCGAAAAATCAAAGAGTTGAACCAGCTGCTGACTGAATTCGGTCTGAAAATCCGAAATGGACAGCTAAAAGGTGAAGAACTGCAGATTCGATATTTTTATTTTCAAGTTTATTGGTTTTTGACACCATACGAACAGCACAGGGAGCGCACCTTGACACAGCAGAATATCCGCATTATCGAAGCACTGGAAAAAGCACTGTCGCTCTCCTTTGAGGAATATGGAAAACTGAAGATCAGTCTGTGGTTGACGATCAGTAAAAAAAGATTGGCAGTTCAGTCTAAAACATTTAAAGAAGTCCGAAATAAAAGCCAAAACCTTGAGCAAGATCCTTTTTTTAAAACGATTCGTTCGTTCGTATTGCGTTTTTTTAGTCGTTATCCGCTTGAGATCGATGAAGAAGAAAGTATGCTGCATTTTATTTTCTTAACAAGTATGTCTGTTTTAACTGAAACTGATTTTATCCAGTATAGCTTGGTACGCGGACGGCGCACACCGTCTTCACTAGCGGACACATTTGTTTTGGAACATGTGATTCTATACTATCGTCCACAAAAATTTTATCCTGAATTGGAAAAAAAGATCTTTTATTACTTCTCACAGATTCATAGCAGGCTTTATTTTTTTAAAGGAGAATTAGAGCTATTCGACAAGGAGAATATTTGGCAAAAAGAGCAACAATTATCCAGTCATCGTTTAGGTGAATTTGCCCATGTTCTTTTGGATAAAAGTCTTAGTTACTTGGGTGAACGTTATGAGCCTGGAAATAGTTTGCACGAATGGTCGTTGGTGAAATATTTAAGTGTGCTTTCGATCATTGATTTTGAAATCATTGGAGAAGTCCGTGTAGGCATCGATTTAAAAATGGATTTGCTATACAAAGAAGCAATGACTCAAGTATTGGTTTTAAGCTTGAAAAATTTGAACGGCTTAACGATCGAACCGTATGATCCGAAGTATACTTATGATCTTTTGATCACTAATGTAATGAACCCGCCAGTTTACCGATCTGTTGGAGAGATTTATATATTATCCGAACTTGGATCAACGTATGACATCGAGCAAATTCGTAAGAAAATCCGAGGGTATCATGGAAATAAGAAAAAAGAAGGCTGAGTGAAGTTGAGGAAAATTTTTCAGCTTCTTCCTTGTCCTTAGTGGATTTTTAGTAAAAACATTCATTTATTTTAAAAATAAAAAAAAAGATGACATTTTTAGGAATCAATTTGCGTATATTATAAGTTCATGAAATATAAAGCGTTTTCAATTTTGTTTAGGATTATGATTTGATTCTGAATGAGCCCATTACACTTTTATTATTATTTAGTTCCACAGGCTTGTCTCTCGGAAAAAAGATAAAAAAAGGAAACGGCGAAAAGCACCGTTCAATTTTTTCCTATTTTTCTGTCGAGTCAGGACGAGCCCACTACACTTTTATTATTATCTAGTTCCACAGGCTTGTCTCTCGGAAAAAAGATAAAAAATGGAAACGGCGAAAAAACACCGTTCAATTTTTTCCTATTTTTCTGTCGAGTCAGGACGAGCCCATTACACTTTTATTATTTAGGAGGAATTACAATGTCAGAACAAAAGTACATCATGGCGATCGATCAAGGGACTACTTCATCACGAGCAATTATTTTTGACAAAAAA from Enterococcus sp. 9D6_DIV0238 includes:
- a CDS encoding helix-turn-helix domain-containing protein; the protein is MKTEELLDKKEAREIQILKKVILAGGRMEDTELLNHLGVSKASFESDLKELGYYLNPYSKDCRLFYDGQWVSVEMSDRFSVSKVVDDYIRASIKFQLIDHLFHYREFTMAQLTTKFMISESSLFRKIKELNQLLTEFGLKIRNGQLKGEELQIRYFYFQVYWFLTPYEQHRERTLTQQNIRIIEALEKALSLSFEEYGKLKISLWLTISKKRLAVQSKTFKEVRNKSQNLEQDPFFKTIRSFVLRFFSRYPLEIDEEESMLHFIFLTSMSVLTETDFIQYSLVRGRRTPSSLADTFVLEHVILYYRPQKFYPELEKKIFYYFSQIHSRLYFFKGELELFDKENIWQKEQQLSSHRLGEFAHVLLDKSLSYLGERYEPGNSLHEWSLVKYLSVLSIIDFEIIGEVRVGIDLKMDLLYKEAMTQVLVLSLKNLNGLTIEPYDPKYTYDLLITNVMNPPVYRSVGEIYILSELGSTYDIEQIRKKIRGYHGNKKKEG